A genomic stretch from Leptotrichia sp. HSP-536 includes:
- a CDS encoding response regulator transcription factor: MKILLAEDETDLNNVVTRYLKKNGYSVDSVLDGEEALDYLEYGEYDLVILDIMMPKVNGFEVIKKLRDKGNHTPILMLTARDNADDKVKGLDLGADDYIVKPFDFNELMARIRAAVRRKYGNSSNKLVIGNLILNTSEKSVTRDGKRIKLTGKEYEVLEYLMQSKNRILSREQIKEHVWDFDYEGDSNIIDVLIKNIRKKIDVEDGKQIIYTKRGLGYVIKEEN; encoded by the coding sequence ATGAAAATTTTGTTGGCAGAAGATGAAACAGATCTGAATAATGTTGTTACAAGGTATCTTAAAAAGAATGGATATAGTGTGGATAGTGTTCTTGATGGAGAAGAAGCACTTGACTATCTGGAATATGGCGAATATGATCTAGTAATTTTGGATATTATGATGCCGAAAGTAAATGGATTTGAAGTTATAAAAAAACTTAGGGATAAGGGGAATCATACTCCGATTCTTATGCTTACAGCAAGGGATAATGCAGATGACAAGGTAAAGGGGCTTGACTTGGGAGCTGATGACTATATTGTGAAACCATTTGACTTTAACGAGCTTATGGCAAGAATTAGGGCAGCTGTACGAAGGAAGTATGGCAATAGTTCAAATAAACTTGTAATAGGAAATTTAATTTTAAATACATCAGAAAAATCAGTAACAAGAGATGGAAAGCGAATAAAATTAACTGGAAAGGAATATGAAGTTCTGGAATACCTTATGCAAAGTAAAAATCGAATTTTAAGCAGGGAACAGATTAAGGAGCATGTCTGGGATTTTGATTACGAAGGAGATTCCAATATAATTGATGTTTTGATAAAAAACATTAGAAAAAAAATAGATGTAGAAGATGGAAAGCAAATAATTTATACAAAAAGAGGACTTGGCTATGTCATAAAAGAGGAAAATTAA
- a CDS encoding PepSY domain-containing protein — MKKKILNITLLGLMLFSISFTANARNRLHRHHHIPERRNSNKQFIASTASTKKNGYIGVNKAISIALKKVKGAKNSNVTDVHLDRENGRMVYEGEIHYNGMEYEFDIDAVTGEIVKWKVDRD, encoded by the coding sequence ATGAAAAAGAAAATTTTAAATATTACATTATTAGGACTTATGTTATTTAGTATCTCATTTACAGCAAATGCTAGAAACAGATTACATAGACATCATCATATACCAGAGAGACGAAATTCAAACAAGCAATTTATAGCATCCACAGCTTCGACGAAAAAAAACGGTTATATTGGAGTTAATAAAGCTATATCGATAGCATTAAAAAAAGTTAAAGGTGCTAAAAATTCAAACGTAACGGATGTACATCTGGACAGAGAAAATGGAAGAATGGTATATGAAGGAGAAATTCATTACAATGGCATGGAATATGAATTTGACATTGATGCTGTAACTGGTGAAATTGTAAAATGGAAAGTAGACAGAGATTAA
- a CDS encoding transglutaminase domain-containing protein translates to MLTKEKKSRKVVLKLLVMAIIGINAFSVPRFTLQARNNAGGNSVKSASSGKTTAAEIIAKNKNSYKAGTRSVYGPKLNQSELNEVAKAVADFKNNYITDDMDNDTKIKIANDYIKEKVSYIDWRERPRANTAYGALVENRAACSGYARAFKALMDGIGVSAYYIHADTKREKFAPNHQWNMVEYNDGYYLIDVTYNDYHTVDSAGNLIDIPDGDDLVYHAEVHPHIYDTSQFPAIGSHSKK, encoded by the coding sequence ATGTTAACTAAAGAAAAAAAATCAAGAAAGGTAGTTTTAAAACTATTAGTGATGGCAATTATAGGAATTAATGCATTTTCAGTACCTCGATTCACTTTGCAGGCTCGGAACAATGCTGGCGGAAATTCAGTAAAATCGGCAAGTTCTGGTAAAACAACAGCGGCGGAAATAATAGCAAAAAACAAAAATAGCTATAAAGCAGGAACCCGTTCCGTATACGGACCAAAATTAAATCAAAGTGAATTAAATGAAGTTGCTAAAGCAGTCGCAGATTTTAAAAATAATTATATTACTGACGATATGGACAATGATACAAAAATAAAAATAGCCAATGACTATATAAAGGAAAAAGTAAGCTATATAGACTGGCGAGAAAGACCAAGAGCAAATACTGCATATGGAGCACTAGTAGAAAATAGAGCAGCTTGTTCAGGATATGCAAGAGCATTTAAAGCACTTATGGATGGAATAGGAGTAAGCGCATACTATATTCATGCAGATACAAAAAGAGAAAAATTTGCTCCAAATCATCAATGGAATATGGTTGAATACAATGATGGATATTATTTAATTGATGTTACTTATAATGACTATCATACTGTTGATAGCGCAGGAAATCTCATAGATATACCAGATGGAGATGATTTAGTTTATCATGCAGAAGTTCATCCGCATATATACGACACAAGCCAATTTCCTGCAATAGGAAGCCATAGCAAAAAATAA
- a CDS encoding tetratricopeptide repeat protein — translation MKKLILLAIIILSFAVRAGDIENARKYYKNKDFEQAKKYYLKAAQNGDERGYNGLGAIYMEEDNFDEAEQMFLKAGEYGYNGLGGVYMIRKEYDKAQEMYYKALNTALYYSTNPSPIYYNLGVLYYFKQDYDNAKKFIKKAADTGVNKEAEKIYKQMIQLGY, via the coding sequence ATGAAAAAATTAATCTTATTGGCAATTATTATTTTATCATTTGCGGTGCGTGCAGGAGACATCGAGAATGCTCGAAAATATTACAAAAACAAAGACTTTGAACAGGCCAAAAAATACTACCTTAAAGCTGCGCAAAATGGCGATGAACGTGGTTATAACGGATTAGGGGCAATATATATGGAAGAAGACAATTTTGACGAAGCGGAACAAATGTTTTTAAAAGCTGGTGAATATGGTTATAATGGTCTAGGAGGTGTGTACATGATTCGAAAAGAATACGATAAAGCACAAGAAATGTATTATAAGGCACTTAATACAGCACTTTATTACTCTACTAACCCTTCACCTATCTATTATAACTTAGGAGTTTTATACTATTTTAAGCAGGATTATGATAATGCCAAAAAATTTATAAAAAAAGCGGCAGATACAGGAGTAAATAAAGAAGCTGAAAAAATTTACAAGCAAATGATCCAATTAGGATATTAA
- a CDS encoding tetratricopeptide repeat protein — translation MFLKAAQYGDVKAYYNLGVLYFQQKNYNKAEEMYLKAIKETDDINAYNNLGTLYYEQKKYDKAEQMYLQSIKRGNDMSYKGLGFVYYVQNRHSDAKKYLKIAADKGDQEAAGYYNELLKAGY, via the coding sequence ATGTTTTTAAAAGCTGCTCAATATGGTGATGTAAAAGCTTATTATAATTTAGGAGTTTTATACTTTCAGCAAAAAAATTATAACAAGGCCGAAGAGATGTATTTAAAGGCAATTAAAGAAACTGACGACATAAACGCTTACAATAATTTAGGAACTTTGTATTATGAACAAAAAAAATACGACAAGGCTGAGCAAATGTACCTTCAATCTATTAAACGCGGCAATGACATGAGCTATAAAGGTTTAGGATTTGTATATTATGTCCAAAACAGACATTCAGATGCAAAAAAATACCTTAAAATAGCAGCTGATAAAGGAGATCAGGAAGCTGCAGGATATTATAATGAACTTCTAAAAGCAGGATATTGA
- a CDS encoding tetratricopeptide repeat protein: MFLRGVQKGDKEAYYNLGVLYFQQKNYDKAEEMFLKSIEETDDVNAYFNLGLLYSQEKKYDKAEEMFLKAAQYGEKKAYYDLGILYFQQKI; this comes from the coding sequence ATGTTTTTAAGAGGAGTTCAAAAAGGTGATAAAGAAGCTTATTATAATCTAGGAGTTTTATACTTTCAGCAAAAAAACTATGACAAGGCCGAAGAAATGTTTTTAAAATCAATTGAAGAAACTGATGACGTAAACGCTTATTTTAATTTAGGACTTCTGTACTCTCAGGAAAAAAAATATGACAAAGCGGAAGAAATGTTTTTAAAAGCTGCTCAATATGGAGAGAAAAAGGCTTATTATGATTTAGGAATTTTATACTTTCAGCAAAAAATATGA
- a CDS encoding tetratricopeptide repeat protein — protein MKKLILLAIIALSFAVQAGNLEIGEEYRQNKDYEQAEKYFLKALEEGNKAAYNNLGILYKEQKKYDKAEQMYKKAIENKSLSAIFNLGILYHMQKKYDKAEEMYLKADQYGNENALNNLGIMYLDQKNMTKPNKCF, from the coding sequence ATGAAAAAATTAATCTTATTGGCAATTATTGCTTTGTCATTTGCGGTGCAGGCTGGAAATTTAGAAATTGGCGAGGAATATCGTCAAAATAAAGACTATGAGCAAGCTGAAAAGTATTTTCTTAAGGCACTTGAAGAAGGAAACAAAGCCGCCTATAATAATTTAGGAATTTTGTATAAAGAACAAAAAAAATATGACAAAGCAGAACAAATGTATAAAAAAGCAATTGAGAACAAAAGTTTAAGTGCTATATTTAATTTAGGAATTTTATATCATATGCAAAAAAAATATGACAAAGCGGAAGAGATGTACTTAAAAGCAGATCAATATGGAAATGAAAATGCTTTAAATAATTTAGGAATAATGTATCTTGATCAAAAAAATATGACGAAGCCAAACAAATGTTTTTAA
- a CDS encoding tetratricopeptide repeat protein, translating into MKKLILLAIIALSFMMQAGNLETGLEYIRNNNYEQAEQYLLKALQEENEKERKANAYKYLGVTYLSQKKYDKSEQMFLKAIEYGNKEAYYFLGAIYDAQKKYDKAEQIFLKAIQNGDKKAYYNLGSIYYNQKKYDKAEQIFLKLIQNGDKEAYKYLGALYEEQKKYDKAEQIFLKAIEYGNKEAYYFLGAIYDAQKKYDKAEQMYLKAIQNGDKDALVALGIIYLFQGKYDKAEQIYLKAIQNGDKDAYNNLGEIYYIQNKYDKAEQMYLKAIQNDDTNTNAYYKLGSIYIDQNKYDKAEQMLLKVIQNGHTDAHVYTNLGLVYYAQNKYPNAKKYLKIGAEKGNQTAAEYYNKLIKEGY; encoded by the coding sequence ATGAAAAAATTAATCTTATTGGCAATTATTGCTTTGTCATTTATGATGCAGGCTGGAAATTTAGAGACTGGCTTGGAATATATCAGGAATAATAATTACGAGCAAGCTGAACAATATTTGCTAAAGGCGCTTCAAGAAGAAAATGAAAAAGAACGGAAAGCTAACGCTTATAAGTATTTAGGAGTTACATATCTTAGTCAAAAGAAATATGACAAGTCGGAACAGATGTTTTTAAAAGCAATTGAATATGGTAATAAAGAGGCTTATTATTTTTTAGGAGCTATCTATGATGCTCAAAAGAAATATGACAAAGCGGAACAAATATTTTTAAAAGCTATTCAAAATGGTGATAAAAAGGCTTATTATAATTTAGGAAGTATATATTATAATCAAAAGAAATACGACAAGGCGGAACAAATATTTTTAAAATTGATTCAAAATGGTGATAAAGAGGCTTATAAGTATTTAGGAGCTTTGTATGAAGAACAAAAAAAATACGACAAAGCGGAACAAATATTTTTAAAAGCAATTGAATATGGTAATAAAGAGGCTTATTATTTTTTAGGAGCTATCTATGATGCTCAAAAGAAATACGACAAGGCGGAACAGATGTACTTAAAAGCTATTCAAAATGGTGATAAAGATGCTTTAGTTGCTTTAGGAATTATATATCTGTTTCAAGGGAAATATGATAAGGCTGAACAAATATATTTAAAAGCTATTCAAAATGGTGATAAAGATGCTTATAATAATTTAGGAGAGATATATTACATTCAAAATAAATATGACAAGGCGGAACAGATGTATTTAAAAGCTATTCAAAACGATGATACAAATACAAATGCTTATTATAAATTAGGATCTATATATATTGATCAAAATAAATATGACAAGGCGGAACAAATGCTTTTAAAAGTTATTCAAAACGGTCATACAGATGCACATGTCTATACTAATTTAGGATTGGTATATTATGCTCAAAATAAATACCCCAATGCAAAAAAATATCTTAAAATAGGAGCTGAAAAAGGAAATCAAACAGCTGCAGAATATTATAATAAACTTATAAAAGAAGGATATTAA
- a CDS encoding tetratricopeptide repeat protein has product MKKLILLATIALSFAVQAGSLEIGKEYIKNKNYEQAEKYLLKAIQEENKKEKKGDAYNHLGIVYLIQSKYDKAEQMFLKAIQNGDKESYKYLGVMYDAQKKYDKAEQMFLKVIQNGDVKAYYNLGAIYLLQEKYDKAEQTFLKIIQNGDVKGYPYLGLIYYTQKKYDKAEQMFLKAIQNGDTEAYYNLGILYFHQNKYDKAEQMFLKAAQNGDVKAYYNLGAIYYNQNRYSDAKKYFKIAAEKGHQEAAAYYNKLIKEGY; this is encoded by the coding sequence ATGAAAAAATTAATCTTATTGGCAACTATTGCTTTGTCATTTGCGGTGCAGGCAGGAAGTTTAGAGATTGGTAAGGAATATATTAAAAACAAAAATTATGAGCAAGCCGAAAAATATTTACTCAAGGCAATTCAAGAAGAAAATAAAAAAGAAAAGAAAGGCGATGCATATAACCATTTAGGAATTGTATATCTTATTCAAAGCAAATATGACAAAGCGGAACAAATGTTTTTAAAAGCTATTCAAAATGGTGATAAAGAGTCTTATAAGTATTTAGGAGTTATGTACGATGCTCAAAAGAAATATGACAAAGCGGAACAAATGTTTTTAAAAGTTATTCAAAATGGTGATGTAAAAGCTTATTATAATTTAGGAGCTATATATCTTCTTCAGGAAAAATATGACAAGGCGGAACAAACATTTTTGAAAATTATCCAAAATGGTGATGTAAAAGGTTATCCTTATTTGGGACTTATATATTATACACAAAAAAAATATGACAAAGCGGAACAGATGTTTTTAAAAGCTATTCAAAATGGTGATACAGAGGCTTATTATAATTTAGGAATTTTATATTTTCATCAAAATAAATATGACAAGGCGGAACAAATGTTTTTAAAAGCTGCTCAAAATGGTGATGTAAAAGCTTATTATAATTTAGGAGCTATATATTACAATCAAAATAGATACTCAGATGCAAAAAAATATTTTAAAATAGCAGCTGAAAAAGGACATCAGGAAGCCGCAGCATATTATAATAAACTTATAAAAGAAGGATATTAA
- a CDS encoding tetratricopeptide repeat protein, whose protein sequence is MKKLILLAIIALSFTVQAGNLETGLEYIENRNYEQAEQYLLKAIQEENKKERKANAYNHLGVIYLLQNKYDKAEQMLLNAIENGDTIAYNNLGALYDRQGKYDKAEQIYLKAIQNGHKGAYNNLGLVYRNQKKYAKAEQIYLKAIQNGDVKAYYNLGLVYDDQEKYDKAEQMFLKAIENGDTSAYNNLGAIYFNQGKFDKAEPMFLKALQNGDKDAYNNLGAIYLNQGKFDKAESMFLKALQNGDTEAYYNLGFLYYNQKRYVNAKRYFKTAVEKGIEEAKEYYYKLISEGY, encoded by the coding sequence ATGAAAAAATTAATCTTATTGGCAATTATTGCTTTGTCATTTACAGTACAGGCTGGAAATTTAGAAACTGGCTTGGAATATATTGAGAATAGAAACTATGAGCAAGCTGAACAATATTTACTCAAAGCGATTCAAGAAGAAAATAAAAAAGAACGGAAAGCTAATGCTTATAATCATTTAGGAGTTATATATCTTCTTCAAAATAAATATGACAAAGCTGAGCAAATGCTTTTAAATGCAATTGAAAATGGTGATACAATTGCTTATAATAATTTAGGAGCTTTATATGATCGACAAGGAAAATATGACAAGGCCGAACAGATATACTTAAAAGCTATTCAAAATGGGCATAAAGGTGCTTATAATAATTTAGGACTTGTATATAGAAATCAAAAGAAATATGCTAAAGCTGAACAGATATACTTAAAAGCTATTCAAAATGGTGATGTAAAAGCTTATTATAATTTAGGACTTGTATATGATGATCAAGAGAAATATGACAAAGCTGAACAAATGTTTTTAAAAGCAATTGAAAATGGTGATACATCTGCCTATAATAATTTAGGAGCTATATATTTTAATCAAGGAAAATTTGATAAAGCCGAGCCAATGTTTTTAAAAGCACTTCAAAATGGTGATAAAGATGCTTATAATAATTTAGGAGCTATATATCTTAATCAAGGAAAATTTGATAAAGCTGAGTCAATGTTTTTAAAAGCACTTCAAAATGGTGATACAGAGGCTTATTATAATTTAGGATTTTTATACTATAATCAAAAAAGATATGTAAACGCAAAAAGATATTTTAAAACAGCTGTAGAAAAGGGAATTGAAGAAGCAAAAGAATATTATTATAAATTGATAAGCGAAGGATATTAA
- a CDS encoding tetratricopeptide repeat protein yields MKKLILFGIIILSFAAQAGNLETGLEYIQNKNYEQAEQYLLKALQEENKKERKAIAYKYLGVMYDAQKKYDKAEQMYKKAIENGNTEIYYNLGYIYLLQVKYDKAEQMYLKAIQNGDKDALDALGIIYLFQGKYDKAEQIYLKAIQNGHKGAYNNLGEIYYNQNKYDKAEQMFLKAIQNNDTNGNAYYKLGSIYIDQKKFNKAEQMLLKAIQNGDINAYNNLGTIYLNEYRDYGKAEQIYLKAIQNGHADAHVYTNLGLVYYAQNKYPNAKKYLKIGAEKGDQRAAEYYNKIIKEGY; encoded by the coding sequence ATGAAAAAACTAATTTTATTTGGAATCATCATTTTGTCATTTGCAGCGCAGGCTGGAAATTTAGAGACTGGCTTGGAATATATTCAGAATAAAAACTATGAGCAAGCGGAACAATATTTACTCAAAGCGCTTCAAGAAGAAAATAAAAAAGAACGGAAAGCTATTGCTTATAAGTATTTAGGAGTTATGTACGATGCTCAAAAGAAATATGACAAAGCGGAACAAATGTATAAAAAAGCAATTGAAAATGGTAATACAGAGATTTATTATAATTTAGGATATATCTATCTTCTTCAGGTGAAATATGACAAAGCGGAACAGATGTACTTAAAAGCTATTCAAAATGGTGATAAAGATGCTTTAGATGCTTTAGGAATTATATATCTGTTTCAAGGGAAATATGATAAGGCTGAACAAATATATTTAAAAGCTATTCAAAATGGGCATAAAGGTGCTTATAATAATTTAGGAGAGATATATTACAATCAAAACAAATACGACAAAGCGGAACAAATGTTTTTAAAAGCTATTCAAAACAATGATACAAATGGAAATGCTTATTATAAATTAGGATCTATATATATTGATCAAAAAAAATTTAATAAGGCAGAACAAATGCTTTTAAAAGCTATTCAAAATGGTGATATAAATGCCTATAATAATTTAGGAACTATATATCTTAATGAATATCGCGATTATGGCAAGGCTGAACAGATATACTTAAAAGCTATTCAAAACGGTCATGCAGATGCACATGTCTATACTAATTTAGGATTGGTATATTATGCTCAAAATAAATACCCCAATGCAAAAAAATATCTTAAAATAGGAGCTGAAAAAGGAGATCAAAGAGCTGCAGAATATTATAATAAAATTATAAAAGAAGGATATTAA